GTCGCGCGCCTGTCCCCGCGCGGGCTCCGTAGCGCGTGTGTAGGCTGACGCAGCTCGCGGGCCCTCCTCCTGCTCTGCAGCGGCGTCGGCGGAGTTTTGGGCGTTTGGGAGGGGGCGAGGGAGCTAGAGTCGGGAgagggaggcggcggcggcggggaggaggaggaggaggaggagcaggcgCCGCCATGGCCGCCGCTATCACCGACATGGCCGACCTGGAGGAGCTCTCTCGCCTGAGCCCTCTGCCCCCCGGCAGCCCTGGCCCGGCGGCGCGGGGCCGGGCTGAGCcccccgaggaggaggaggaagaagaggaggaggaagaggaggccgAGGCCGAGGCGGTGGCTGTGCTGCTGTTgaacggcggcggcggcggtgggggcggcggcggtggcggcggagTGGGGGGCGGCGAGGCGGAGACGATGTCGGAGCCGAGCCCCGAGAGCGCCAGCCAGGCCGGGGAGGACGAGGACGAAgaagaggacgaggaggaggaggacgagagcagcagcagcggcggggGCGAGGAGGAGAGTAGCGCCGAGAGCCTGGTGGGCAGCAGCGGCGGGAGCAGCAGCGACGAGACGCGCTCGCTCAGCCCCGGCGccgccagcagcagcagcggggATGGGGACGGCAAGGAGGGCCTGGAGGAACCCAAGGGACCGCGGGGCAGCcagggcggcggcgggggcggcagcagtagcagcagcgtCGTCTCTAGTGGCGGCGATGAGGGCTACGGGACCGGGGGTGGCGGAAGCAGCGCGACCTCCGGGGGCCGGCGAGGCAGCTTGGAGATGTCGTCGGATGGGGAACCCCTGAGCCGCATGGACTCGGAGGACAGGTCAGTGCACTGAAGcgttttcccttcccttcctcctcttgcaCTCATGGGCCCCTCAGAGGGGGCCGAGGGGACTTTTTGCTGAGATCTCCCCGCTCCCCAAATCTTCAGCCCTTCCCCCAGGTTCTCAACTCGCAAATCTCTCCTGGTCGCCGCGCCCCTCTCGCTGCGGATAGCCGCTTCCAACTCTCAAACCATTTCCCCCCAACTCTCCTTTCCCCGCCCTCTTTCCCCTCGGCTCTACACTCTTTACGAACCTAAGGACAGCTCTAACTCAGAAACAATCCTCAAAGTAGGCCCAGATCCTCTGGCAGGGCTTAAGAGGGCCTTGATGTACACACCTCAGTACACAAGGTTAGCTTCATCCAACCGTGTTCGCGAACACTTGTCAGAACTATAATTGACAAGTGTTTTCCAACATGGCTGGTCTCGCCTGGATTTAACAGAACTTCCTTGTTCGGGGAGGAGACCCCAACTATCACTTTTCGCTACTTAATAGGGAAAAGActagtcttttatatttaatcaGTGCTTCTAAAATTCCTCATGTGTGGTCATTAATATGATCTCCAAACTGATTTTAGTAGCTTCTATTTGTGATCAAATCTGGGAGAAAGTTTAAAACAAGTATAAATTATTGTAGAAAAGAATAATGAGTTGATATCCTTTAAAGTAATTTTACGGAATCAAAGAGTTGGAATCATAATAAAATACAGTCTGGAAGGAAACACTCTATTAGTGTGTGGTTTATAATCTTTATATAGTAGTGCTTTAACATGGATGTCATGATTTTAGAGGATAATATTTAAAGTCATGTATTGGAGAGCTCGCTGaagaaagtaacatttttttaaagcttgtgaGAAATAACGTGGATACCAACAAAAATAAGCTTCATTTTTTCAagacattaaaatttattagtaTGTTTCAATTGTTATTACTTTTGATCACTTTGGAAACTAATTggtttttaatatacttttttaagcACAGAGAACCATGTCATGTATGTTCTGCTTCTAAAGTATACTAGCATGTATTTTGACCATCGAGTATTTTGATGAACAGTAGAATTTTTAACAATCCATATTGATTTGGCTTGAAAAGCTTTATTCTAAAGTTCTAGAAATTTTGATTGGTAACTGATAAAAAGACCATTTTGgttcatatttaatattataaggAATACCAAGctttaaatattatgaaaatacagCTTTAGATACAGCTAGTGAGGAAAACATCTTGGATGGGCTAAAATAGACTACAAAAATAGTACTAAACTACATAGGCATGGCAGGAAGGAGAATGTCTTCAAGACCACTAAAAATTGATGAGAACCACACAATGAAGTATatgttatttatcattttattatatccTCCTTCATTGGTACCAGTAGACGTTTGAAAGTTGATATTAGTGTATACAGTTAGCATCTACCATAGTTCTTCCATTTATCTAgagtgtggacacacacacacacacacacacacttagtaCTGCACAATTTAAATATCTCCGCCTCATTCGCACAACTCTGGTGCAAGATAGGTATTATTTTGActtccatttaacagatgaagaagcaAGTTGAGTGTCTTACTCAAAACAGTAAGTATAGAATGCAAGTGGTAGAGCTGGATCTGAATAAAGTACATTATCAAGTCCCCTGCTATTTCCATTTCACGAGTAAAAATACTTCACCTTAAATAGCAAGGTGTATgtgtcaggatttttttttcttaatcttgtttttttttttttttttaaatatctgtctACTACATCCCTTTAGGGGATGATGGTTGGTCAAGTAGTATTTCAGGAAGTGGAGTTTTGACTTCATATTTATAAGGTATACACTGGAATATCTAATTTTACATCATATTTCAGAGTAAGGAGTAAGAGATATTAGTGCCACAAGTCCAAATAAGGTTCAGACCTGATAATCAAACATACTTGGTTTTCTTAATGCTGGAACATAAGAGACTACAAAATATCGTAATCATTTTACTGTTTCAAGGTAATAAATTTATCACTTGTATGAAAAAGCTTTACTGGTGAAGCTGGTTATGGTGGTCTTGATAATCTTAATTCTGAAATGACCCCTTGttgccttttaagttttttttttttaagagtccttTTAAATTTGGGAAGGAATCATAGTTCTTATGAACTGTCCTGCAGATTACACTAATCTATGTGGATTTTATAAATTGATTTCATGGTAGGAGGTGTATATTTTTGTAACCGATGGAAAGATACTGTGGTTTTAAAGTGCTTGTAAAAAACTTGAGGCATTCCTATCAAAAtgattttatcattaaaatttacTGTTTCTTTTAGAATACCATTCATTTTTTCTCACTTTGAAATGAGATCATGCTTTTGAGTTTATCTAgcatattttagaatttgttgaaatatcttaaatatttttgactgTAAGTGcttctttttaagaaacatttagatATAAAGACTTAGATATGAAAGCTCATGATCCAAAGTGTCAGTCTACAAGTGTGTACTCTAAGTGTTGTGTGGTGAAAAGTgactaatttataaaatgaataaatgacactTGGTACAAAAACATTGGTTAATTTTTCCTGTGAGAAAGTTATTCAAAACCAGAGTAAGTGTGTTattagtgtgtttattttgataaagttagaaaaagaaatgtaatttcttttctttggaggAATATTGAGCTGTGCAAGACCATTAAAAACTAGTTTCTCTTTTACTTTGAACCTAAGcttaagtactttttaaaaaattaccacttAAAAATTATAACCTTTTGGGTTACTTTAGAGGCTAATTAATgtttaaatagaattttagaatttaaaatgtctCTGAAATTTTTTTAGTTGACAAATTTTAGCTATTGAGTCAGATTATACATTGAAAATATTCTTACCTTCTTATCTGTATAAGTGAACTGATAATAACTTTTTTGTGGTTGTCTTtttgtatatatgtctatatatatatattttcaactaGAATAGAAACCatgacttattttgaaaaagccAAGACTACTTTTCAGCCACTTTTATCAGCCTTTCTGGGTAAGTCCAGATGTCAAGTAAAAGGGCATGTGTAAGGATGGGATGATAGGGAAGGGCATATAGTTTGAAACTTAATGATCAGGAAGGCCAGAGGCCCTTACCATTTTGTGGATCAAAATTTGGAATTCCAGCCTTACAGGTTGCAAACTTTGAGGTATAACTAACATTGCTCAGATGCTGGTGAGATAGACCTATATTACCCAATTTCTCATTAGTATGATTTGGAAGATCTTATGACATAGAGGCTAACcagtcattcattctttcatttatttagttctgagAGATAAcctgagtgtggggtggggggggggcaaaaagagagggagagagaatctcaagcaggctccacagtgccagcccagagcccaatgtggggctcttctctgtctctcatgaccaaccatgagatcatgacttgagcagaaattaagagtcggacacttaaccgactgagccacccaggtgccccttggactcctttttaaaaaaaaaaatgtttatttattttgagagagggcttgtgcaagtgagtggggaggggcagagaaagagaatcccaagtaggctccatgctgccggTGCGGAGCCACACAAGGGCCTCCAtcttaagaaccatgagattgggacctgagctgaagagtcagatgcttaaccaactgaactacccaggtgtctCCATGATGAACTTTCAGTATTTGCCGCTTCAACTCTGAAGCAGCTGTCTATAAGCTCTGAAATCATTCTTTAagctacctttttattttgattagggAAAGAAGCTTGTAGTCGCTCTCAGTTTTCATTGATAATCTGTAACTCTCAGTTAAGGAAGGTATGGCTCTGTGCCAAaaacaaaccatgaaaaaaaacTAGACTTCAGGGTTGAATTTATGGAGAGATTCTAAGGGGCCATTTTACTTTTAAGGAACATAAAGACTACTATGTTTAGTCAATTAGAGAATCCTGTGTGTAAGTTGACTTACTAACCAAACAGGTATTTACTATGTGTAGGACTCTTTACTGAGTATTGtggaaaatgggaggaaaaaatacTTCCCACTTCATGTTGCATATTGCTGTGAGACTTAATTCCAACCGTAGGTTTTGCTCTAGTTCCTAGCACAAAACTTCATTGGCTCTAATGTAAATAAAGTCAAATTTCACACCTTGCCAATTGTATTAGCTGTTTATTGCCGTGTAATAAATTTGTCTCAACTTTAGCAACTTCAGGGAACAGAATTTCTTACCACGTGTGGTTTCTGAGAGGAGTGGATAGGCTTaactgggtggttctggctcagggtttcATGAGGTTGCAGTGAAAATGTTGGCCAGCATTGCAGTCATCTGAAGACTTGACTGGGGCTAGAAAAGTgtttccaagatggctcacttATTGTAGCACTTGGCAGGATGCTTCAGTTACTCACCAAGTCAATATCTGTTTGTGTGTGCTCCTGACATAGCAGCTATTTTCCCTCAGAGTAAGTGATCTGAGACAGCAGGAAGAAGCCACAAAGGCTTTTTATGACCTAAATATACCTGCTTATGTTTTATTCTTCCTGTCTTTTTATTCAGCAGAgaagtttttcctatttttcttttcattcatacCCTGTTACACAataattctttcagattttttcacTGAGGCCACCTTTTAAAACCCATCAAAATGCCACAACGAATCCTTtcctggttttcatttctttttccttttagttctcacatatgt
The genomic region above belongs to Prionailurus bengalensis isolate Pbe53 chromosome B4, Fcat_Pben_1.1_paternal_pri, whole genome shotgun sequence and contains:
- the AEBP2 gene encoding zinc finger protein AEBP2 isoform X3, with amino-acid sequence MAAAITDMADLEELSRLSPLPPGSPGPAARGRAEPPEEEEEEEEEEEEAEAEAVAVLLLNGGGGGGGGGGGGGVGGGEAETMSEPSPESASQAGEDEDEEEDEEEEDESSSSGGGEEESSAESLVGSSGGSSSDETRSLSPGAASSSSGDGDGKEGLEEPKGPRGSQGGGGGGSSSSSVVSSGGDEGYGTGGGGSSATSGGRRGSLEMSSDGEPLSRMDSEDSISSTIMDVDSTISSGRSTPAMMNGQGSTTSSSKNIAYNCCWDQCQACFNSSPDLADHIRSIHVDGQRGGVFVCLWKGCKVYNTPSTSQSWLQRHMLTHSGDKPFKVIAKRKEDSGKIKLLLHWMPEDILPDVWVNESERHQLKTKVVHLSKLPKDTALLLDPNIYRTMPQKRLKRTLIRKVFNLYLSKQ